Proteins encoded together in one Pongo pygmaeus isolate AG05252 chromosome Y, NHGRI_mPonPyg2-v2.0_pri, whole genome shotgun sequence window:
- the LOC129025922 gene encoding testis-specific Y-encoded protein 3-like, with translation MEAVQEGAAGVESEQVALGEEAVLVLDDIMAEVEVVAQEEGLVEPQEEAQRAQPGPGPMTPESALEELLAVQVELGPVNAQARKAFSRQREKMERRRKAHLDCRGAVIQSVPGFWANVIANHPQMSALITDQDEDMLSYMINLEVEEVKHPVHLCRIMLFFRSNPYFQNKVITKEYLVNITEYRASHSTPIQWYPDYEVEACRRRHHNSSLNFFNWFSDHNFAGSNRIAEILYKDLWRNPLPYYKRMKPPEEGTEISGDSQMLS, from the exons ATGGAGGCTGTACAGGAGGGGGCGGCCGGGGTGGAGAGTGAGCAGGTGGCTTTGGGGGAGGAGGCGGTGCTGGTGTTGGATGACATAAtggcggaggtggaggtggtggcccAGGAGGAGGGCCTCGTGGAGCCGCAGGAGGAGGCCCAGcgggcacagcctggccctgggcccaTGACCCCAGAGTCTGCACTGGAGGAGCTGCTGGCCGTTCAGGTGGAGCTGGGGCCGGTTAATGCCCAAGCCAGGAAGGCCTTTTCTCGGCAGAGGGAAAAGATGGAGCGGAGGCGCAAGGCCCACCTAGACTGCAGAGGCGCGGTCATCCAGAGCGTCCCTGGCTTCTGGGCCAATGTT ATTGCAAACCACCCCCAGATGTCAGCCCTGATCACTGACCAAGATGAAGACATGCTGAGCTACATGATCAACTTGGAG GTGGAAGAAGTGAAGCATCCCGTTCATCTCTGCAGGATCATGTTGTTCTTTCGGAGTAACCCCTACTTCCAGAATAAAGTGATTACCAAGGAATATCTGGTGAACATCACAG aataCAGggcttctcattccactccaattcagtgGTATCCAGATTATGAAGTTGAGGCCTGTCGCCGCAGACACCACAACAGCAGCCTTAACTTCTTCAACTGGTTTTCTGACCACAACTTCGCAGGATCTAATAGGATTGCTGAG ATCCTATATAAGGACCTGTGGCGCAATCCCCTGCCGTACTACAAGAGGATGAAGCCACCTGAAGAGGGAACAGAGATTTCAG GGGACTCCCAGATGTTGAGTTGA